In the Panthera uncia isolate 11264 chromosome B1, Puncia_PCG_1.0, whole genome shotgun sequence genome, gtgaccttaagcaagtcatttaacctctcagcctccatttcttttcctaaaaacaaaagtgtgcgtgtatgtgtatatgtgtgtttatgtctCTGAATGCAAATCTTTGATGTtagagataatgtatataaatgtaatgATGTGACTATAAATAACTACCATGTATTGCCTGTGTAGTACAGTATCTGGCACTTAGCTGTACTTAACATTGTGCCTGAAAGGGCGTTGAACCAGGGGTCCCAGGGCCCCTGGATGAGGCCTGTCTTGAAGTGACTAAGCACTATTTGCTGAACTCAGAGTTGGTGGTTTAGACACACGGCCAGCGGCCTCTCCTCCCCTTTAATAGGACCAGGAAGGTATCAATCCACTGTAAACCTTTGCTACCTTCCCATGGAAGCTGCTGTGCAAGagttttgcttcttcttctttttttttttttatgtttatttaattattttgagagagagagagagagagagagagagagcaagagagcaagcaggagcaagggaggggcaaagagagggagagagtaaatcccaagcaggccccacacagtcagtgcagagctcaacacagggctcgaactcacaaactgtgagatcatgacctgagctgaaattaagagtcagatgctggggtgcctgggtggctcagttggttaagcgtccaacttcagctcaggtcatgaactcacggttcatgagttcaagcctcacgtcaggctctgtgccgacagcttggagcctggagcctgcttcggattctgggtctccctctctctctcttcctcccctgctcgcactctgtctttctctctctctctctctctctctctcaaaaataaataatgattaaaaaaacaaaacaaaaaaaaggaggtggatgcttaactgactgagactcacaggtgccccaagagttttgCTTTCATTGAGACTCAGCTATTCCATCCTCCCAGAAGGGTGGTCACCCAGTGTAGGAAAAAGAATCAgtctaaagaaatgttttcatcagTCCCTGAGATCACCAAGATTAGAGGTATCTAATACAGGTATGTCTGTATTCTTGAGGCCTGTGGTCCCTGGCTCCCTCTGTTATCACAATTGGCGTGGGTCCATGGTCACTCACAGAACAGGGGCTGTGACCTGTCGAGGCGGGTCTGATTCTAGCTTGCCATTGCTTCACTCATTTTGCCATCCCTGCCACACCCAGAATCCTTTTCTTTATCCTGTCTTCACCAAAGGCTTTAGGGTTTGCTTCTCAGAAGAAGCAGCAAGATGGCAGCCGGTAGGGAATGGGGAGTACTGACTAGGGTGTGGTGAATTAGCATTTCAGTGGGAAGCCAGGACCTGATAGGGGCTGGAGGAGCAAGTTCAACGGGATCTGGTTGACGGAAGGAAGGCTGAGCCAGAGCTGAAATGGGAAGAGGTGCTAATTTGCTCTGGTTGTCATAACAAAGTAATGAAGACTGGGTGGCTCACACAACAGAAACTTACttcctctggaggctggaagttcaagatcaaggtgttggcaggttcagcttcttctgaggcctccctccttggcttgtagatggctctTTCCCCCTGTGTCCTCATCtggtctttcttctgtgtgtgtctgtgccctAATATCCTCTTCTCATAAGGAGACCAGTCATATTCGTTTAGGGTTTACCCCAAtgacctcattaaaaaaattttttttaatgtttatttatttttgagagagagagagagagacagagtgtgagcagagagagagggagacacagaatcggaagcaggctccaggctctgagctgtcagcccagagcctgatgcggggctcggacccatgaaccacaagatcatgacctgagctaaagtcagacacttaaccaactgagccacccaggcgcccctgatgacctcattttaacttaatcaactcgtctccaaatatagtcacattctgagggacTGGGAGATAGGGCTTCAAAATACGAATTTACGGGGAACACATTCCACCCCAACAGAAGGAGTGTGAACAGGGGTTGGTGGCATTTGGAGGCAATTTTACTTACTGTTTGGATAAGTCAGATGAAGTCAGTTGTCCTTTAATCCTCAGACTCACAGAATGAAACAGCAGCATTTGGGAAACAGTGCCATTTTCTCTCCACAGGACAGCAACCCTGATTGTAGAGTGCACCAtataattttccttaattttctccaCAATAACTTTGCCAGTAGTATCTTCTCTACCTTGTGACACTGAAGCCAGAGCAGTTCAGGTGATTGGTTTAGAACACCCCTCAAATTGCTAATGACTCAGTGCACACCCTGAACCCCTAGGTTGACTCACATTCCTCAGCACAGAAACCACAGCCTGCAAAATCTTACTATCAGGGACCGGTTCATATTCAAAATCTCTGCTTCACTATAGTCTCTTCAGtactaaatttttgtttcttccatgGCAAATTTCTTCCAGGTCCCTGATCCTAATCTGTATAGGCCATTCTTAGAAATATTATAATCAATATTTCCCCCATGATATTCCTTGTCAGTCTTTTAGTTGCCTCTCGGATTCATGATTAATTTCCccattaccttaaaaaaatttttttaaatgtttatttttgagggagagagagacagagtgcaagcgggggaggggcagagagcgagggagacacagaatccaaggcaggctccaggctctgagctgtcagcatggagcccaacgcggggcttgaactcctgaacaatgagatcatgaccagagccgaagtcagacacttaaccgactgagccacccaggtgccccgatttccCCATTTACCTCTTGATCCTGCCCAGAGTAGCTTGTGGTCTGAACTAATCTAAGAGTCTTTGTGGGGGCACTGTAGGCCAGGACATCGGTCTTGATCATTCAGAGCTATTATCTGCTGTGGGGTCATGTGTGAGGGACTGTACTGGGATGAAATAAATATGGGGAGcgttttcacatttaaataaatctctttcagGTTCTGCATCACTCTTTCCTCCCTCATGCTCTTGACCCAGAGGGTCACATCCCTCTCTCTGGACCTTTGTGAGGGAAAAGTGAAGGCAGAAGCAAGAGGCATCAGGGGCAGAAGCTCTGTTCTTGAACATCTGTGGAAGACACTGCCCTATTTCAGCTACTTGCTCTTTTTCCCTGCTCTCCTAGGAGGCTCCCTGTGTTCCTTCCAGAGATTTCAGGCTCGTGTTCAAGGGTCCAGCAGTTTGGGTCCCAGGCGCTCTGTCTGGGCTCTGACCCGGATGGGTCTGCAGATTCTGGGCCTCGAGTGCCTAAAGGTGGTCCTGAGGAAGGTGGTGGGTGCAGGAGCAGGTCTGACTGACTGCCGGCAACTCCAGTGCATCCGTGTCATGTGGTCCACAGCCGAGCTCTTCAAACTCACCTACTATTCCTGCTGGATCCTGGATGATGCGCTCCTCCATGCAGCAGGCTTTGGACCTGAATTTGGTCAGAGCCCTGCTAGGGAGGGATACGTCCCTGATGCGGACATTTGGacactggaaacaacccacaGGATATCCCTGTTCACGAGAAAGTGGAACCAAAgcacagctgggtggctcagacgcCTCATATTCCAGCACGGCAGGGCCTGGCCGTTGCTGCAGACATTTGCCTTCTCTGCCTGGTGGCACGGGCTCCATCCAGGACAGGTGTTTGGTTTCCTCTGCTGGGCTCTGATGGTGGAAGCTGATTACCTAATCCACACCTTTGCCAACTTGTCTATCAGATCCTGGCCGATGCAGCTGCTCTATAGAACTGTCACCTGGGCCCACACCCAGCTCATCATTGCCTATATAATGCTGGCTGTGGAGGTCAGgagcctctcctctctctggctgctgtgtaATTCTTACAACAGTGT is a window encoding:
- the MBOAT4 gene encoding ghrelin O-acyltransferase, which encodes MDWLQLFFLHPVSLYQGAAFPFALLFNYLCTMDSFSTPARYLFLLAGGGALAWAAMGSFAVLVLIPALCAGVLISSLGPRDVHRWAFFFQMSWQTLCHLGLHYTEYYLQERPSMRFCITLSSLMLLTQRVTSLSLDLCEGKVKAEARGIRGRSSVLEHLWKTLPYFSYLLFFPALLGGSLCSFQRFQARVQGSSSLGPRRSVWALTRMGLQILGLECLKVVLRKVVGAGAGLTDCRQLQCIRVMWSTAELFKLTYYSCWILDDALLHAAGFGPEFGQSPAREGYVPDADIWTLETTHRISLFTRKWNQSTAGWLRRLIFQHGRAWPLLQTFAFSAWWHGLHPGQVFGFLCWALMVEADYLIHTFANLSIRSWPMQLLYRTVTWAHTQLIIAYIMLAVEVRSLSSLWLLCNSYNSVFPMVYCILLFLLAKRKHKLT